The Macaca nemestrina isolate mMacNem1 chromosome 6, mMacNem.hap1, whole genome shotgun sequence genome window below encodes:
- the C6H9orf50 gene encoding uncharacterized protein C9orf50 homolog translates to MGEGREAVGSGRGARGWEGAGRAAWSPQAADSLPGERCCRRAGSATPRLSRPPSRSPRAAAAGAGTARLTAAALLRRASDAASGEAEAAAAAAARPVRSPSSAALGARGPSPSAAGGGGGHGLLRSLLPPPALCGGRGPASALCACARPRQRGAPLPRPSRARPRSLTIAPAECFPHRLRCVGGRHKPRQIGTARLRRLWRGVPRRHLYAHCDTRHSDTRALSLPDTTGRTRSHPHSPAGTTCENLKA, encoded by the coding sequence atgggggaggggagggaggccgTGGGAAGCGGCCGGGGGGCGCGGGGATGGGAAGGGGCCGGGCGGGCGGCGTGGTCACCTCAGGCTGCGGACTCCCTCCCTGGGGAGCGGTGCTGCCGGCGGGCGGGCTCCGCAACTCCCCGGCTCTCTCGCCCGCCCTCCCGTTCTCctcgggcggcggcggcgggggccgGGACGGCTCGGCTCACAGCGGCGGCTCTTCTGCGCCGGGCCTCGGATGCTGCTtctggggaggcggaggcagcggcagcggcagcggcCCGGCCCGTACGGTCACCATCGTCCGCTGCACTAGGCGCTCGCGGGCCGAGCCCCTCAGcagccggcggcggcggcggccatGGCCTCCTGCGTTCGCTCCTCCCGCCCCCGGCGCTCTGCGGCGGCCGCGGCCCGGCTTCCGCACTCTGCGCCTGCGCGCGGCCCCGCCAGCGCGGCgcgcccctcccccgcccctcCCGCGCGCGCCCGCGCTCACTCACAATCGCGCCCGCGGAGTGCTTTCCGCACCGCCTCCGGTGCGTGGGCGGGAGACATAAGCCTCGCCAAATCGGTACAGCCCGGCTCCGGCGGCTATGGAGAGGCGTCCCGCGGCGACACCTGTACGCGCACTGTGACACGCGCCATTCTGACACACGTGCTCTCTCACTCCCAGACACCACGGGCCGCACGCGCTCACACCCACACTCACCTGCAGGGACCACGTGTGAGAATTTGAAGGCCTGA